Genomic DNA from Panthera leo isolate Ple1 chromosome A1, P.leo_Ple1_pat1.1, whole genome shotgun sequence:
ATGTAAAATTCAGATGTTGTGCTTAGGATTTTCAAGTGCCTTTCTTAGTTTCTTTGAATATAGAGTGTGTATGGCCAATAGTGGATGTTTTTCTTGTAATTCTATAGCTTCTGCATTGGAGGTAGAACAGCATAATTCTAAATGAACTATACCAATTAGGATGATATTGGTTTCTATAAAATAGAAACTCTAAAACGATAGTAGCTTACACAACATGGctgaagtttatttctcttacaTTAAAGAAATCTATGCATGAGCATAGCTGGGTGAAGCTGTTGGGATCTCGAGCCCCTTCCATgcattccattttctttaaggcattttcttcattttcaccgTCCAGGATGGCTTTctgagctccagccatcacatcctGTTCTAGGCAGCCAGGTGGAAGAAGTGGGGAAAGAAGGGTACGCCCCCTGCTTTTCAAGGACGCTAGCCATGAGCACCACATAATGCTTCTGTTGGTATGTCAGGGGTCAGCACTTAGCTGTGGGGCCACATCAGGTTTCTGTTTGACGAGGAATATTTCTTAGCTTGCTGGTAATGTGCCCAGCTAAAACTTGAGACTGGATTACCAAAAAAGAAGGGATGAATGGTTGTTAGGAAGCAGTCAGCAGTCTCTGCTGCATAAACTAGTAACTGTCTTCATTCAGGCTTCAGCTTGGATGCCATCTCTTCAGACAAGCATTCCTTGACCAATTTTGCTAAAacagtgccccctcccccagttacACTCCACTATatgtcaatattttctttataacattcATCAGTGCCTGaaattaccttatttatttagCATGTTCATTCTCTTCTCCTAGAACAAAATGTAAGTTTTTTGAGGGCAAGggttctattttgtttatttaccacTGTAAACCTAGAGTTAAGTAGTGCCTGGTATGTAATAAACACTAAATTACGGGTGCCAGTAAAACCGGCTAATGGAAACCTTCCTGTTGAAGAGGACCGAGGAATAGTAGCATCTTCTCTCTCATAAACTGGGTCATGGCTCTCAAGCATTTCCACTagcttgtttatctttttaagagACAGGGAAAATGGGTCATTTGGGGATTAGAGTAATATAAGCCATCCGATGGAAACTTACTACTTCTAAACAGTTATTTCCTTGTATATGAATGATGGAATCAGATTAGCCTGAAATTGTTAGATTCTAAGCTGTCTCAAATGCAGCCCATCAGCATCTTTTCTGGGTAAGCTGATGCAGTCACGAGGGTGAGGCAACAGTGATTAGCAGACTTCCTTTCAAGCTCTGCCTTTACAGTTAAATGAGTTGAGTGGCTTCCGGTAAAGTTGTGTATCTCTCTTGAGTGTCAATTTTTTTCACTTGTAAACtgaggaaatataaaatacaaggaCAGTATTTTGTTAGGCATAGGCGTAGAGAGTGCTTGCTGAAGGAATATATGGATACGATAATGAAGTGTGTACTCCAATGCTTAAAAACATCCTTCAGGACCATAAGGGTCCATTGAGAGTTGATGAAAGGGAAAGTAAACCTTAAATTTCTTAAGGAAAACGTGATgtatttctctaataatttttgGCACAATAAAATTTGGTAAAGAGATCTAGCTATCCACcgtttaaaaatttatatacatcAATTTACAATTAGTATAAACCAGTGTGCTTGATTATAAATGAACTGAGACATAACCAGtttggtcattctttttttaaaaatttttgtaatgtttatttatttttgagagagacagagcacaagcgggggagggacagagagagagagacaaagaatctgaagcaggctcgaggctctgagttctcagcagagagcctgacatgcctgacatggtgctcaaactcaccagctatgagatcattacctgagccaaagtccaaagcctgttgcttaaccaactgagccacccaggagcccctccaatTTGGTCGTTCTAATAGGAGTAATAGAACCTTTGGCAGAATCTGGATGGACtttgaaaaagggaaaatgatcATGCATGGATTTGGTTTTCAGGCTATCTGTCAAAAATTTCGAAATTGTATGCACTTTGGagtctttatttaattttctataaaaggcatatcactaaagaataagattatttatttatttatttatttactcattcatcaacaaatatttattgatctcctactatgtgccagatattatTTTAGGTACTAGAAATACAGGagtgaataaaacagatgaaaaatttgtttattctatGGCAGGGGTTGAAAAGATTCAGACAGTCAGTAGTTTAGGCTCCACAGGCTGTAGTTCTGCAGCTCCTCATCTCCAGCATGGTAGTGTGAAAGCAGACACGGACAGCATGTAAGTGAAGGAGCACAGCTGTGTGCCAGCCACACTTTAATTGTGAGCACTGGAAGTTTCATATAATTTCCACATGTCACAAAATGTTATTCTTTACAAAACTTTTTTCAGCcgcttaaaaatataaaaaccattctgaACTCAAGAGACATACAGTAACATACTAGGTTGGATTTGGCCAGCAGATCATAAGTTGCTAGCCCCTCTtctaggaaataaatataattatatcctTTTAATATTGGCAATCACATTCTTAAGATGGAAAATAATTGGAAGATGTGTGTATGAAATTTTGGAaaccttcttcctttcttaccaTTCCATTTATCAATTGTAAAAGTATGAAAGTATACTTTGTCTTCTACTGACTAATGGTGTCATGAAAAACACTAACATGTTGATTGcttttactgtgtttttgttAGTAAGTGTTGATATAAGTAGTTTTAATGGCCTATTTGATTGAAGCTTTAGATGTTTGAATAATGTTTCCACAATTCTTTCCTTATTGCCGCGGAAGTCTCATTTTGTGTCAGCACTTACAGTTGTTTTTGTCAACTCAAAATCATTATCATCGGTCAAAATTGAAGATACACCAGTGGATGATCCTTCACTGAAGATTCTCGTGGCCAATAATAGTGACACTCTAAGACTCCTAAAAATGAGTAGCTGTCCTCATGTTTCATCTGATGGTACACTAtatctttttaagcttttttgatgttttttttttttttattatactaatAGTCACAATGTAATTTCATACTGAAAAGTACATGCTTATGAAACAAttgaaaaagtaatattttttcaaaagaagtctTAATCTGTAAACTAGGCATAGTTTAAATTGCAGCTAAAAGTATTTTAGTCAtaggtatattttattatacatatatttttattactacatATAATTATATGCCTGTATCTTGGCATCCATCTCAGAAATCATTTCATGTCTATTTTGGCAAATAATGAATAACTAATGTCAAATTTAGATTTATGAAATGTTGTATTAGTATCAGTAATTCTTGGTTCTTAAAAGTTTTTCCCTGTTTCCTGCAGGAATCCTTTGTATAGCTGACCATTGTCAAGGCCTTAGAGAATTGGCATTGAATTATTACATTCTAAGTGATGAACTTCTCCTAGCCCTTTCAAGTGAAACTCATGTTCGCCTTGAACATCTTCGAATTGATGTTGTGAGTGAAAATCCTGGACAGGTTGAATTTCacactattaaaaaacaaagttgggaTGCACTTATTAAACACTCCCCTGGAGTTAATGTtgttatgtatttctttttatatgaagAAGAATTTGAGGCATTCTTCAGAGAAGAAACCCCTGTTACTAACCTTTATTTTGGTCGTTCGGTAAGCAAAGCAGCTCTAGGCCGGATAGGTCTTAACTGTCCACGACTAATTGAGTTAGTGGTATGTGCTAATGGTCTTCAGACTCTTGACGATGAACTTATTTGCATTGCTGAATGCTGTAAAAACTTAACAGCCTTGGGCCTCAGTGAATGTGAAGTGAGTTGCAGTGCATTCGTTGATTTTGTAAGACGGTGTGGGAAAAGGCTGACCCACCTCTCCATAATGGAAGACGTTTTGATCCCTGATGGTAATTATAACCTAGATGAAATTCACACTGAAGTCTCCAAATACTTGGGAAGAATATGGTTCCCTGATGTCCTGCCTATCTGGTAATTAGCTACCaaagattcttaatttttttttttattggtaagATAAGCTTCTTTCTGTCTATgcaaatgtaaattttaagatGCATTGTTGAAATATTTTAGGTAAGGTATATTAACATTTGCAAACTGTCTTAATGGATTGCagcaaaaacatttgaaaaaaaagtaggagaaatTTTAAGAGCGAGAAATATCCATAAACAGGGCTTAGATCCTGTATTGTGGATTAGGTAGCTGATATGCTAAACGCTATCAGTGGTTTGTAGATGAGTTCCGCAGCCTTCCTCGAAGGGATATTTTAGCTtgctaaataaatttataatattgaGCTTCGGATCCCTAAATTATGATGTTTATAACTTTATATTGCTTTAATTACTTCTCTTTTATCTTGGTATTAGTGTGTTTTACAAGATATGTAGTATTAAAAActaagagtaaaataaaagtatagttACAGAGGCTGACTTAATTGTACTTAATTTTTAGCACTATATAAGATCATATTATAATTCAGTAAAcgatttctaatttctaatacactttgaattctttattacATTAGCTTGAGAGAAAATGCGCATTAGATTAAAATTAATActaattgttaataaaaatattctaattgtTCATTGATTAAATATGcttctgaaaaatttaaaaagtaaattttgcaGAGTGTCTTTGGGAGGGAATCAGCATTTACTGACCTAATCCTCTGTATCTAAAATTGTCCCAGAGGTCCTTTGCAGAAGTGATCTTCTAATTTCATTAGTGACACAACTAAAACTCTTTAGTAGTTATGTATTGACTTGAGGGTGAAGATATATGCTTAAAATGACCTACAAGACCCTACATAGTGTGGCATTTCCCTAATTGTACCAAACTTCCCCTTGGCCCTTCTCCATtgtctttcacttccttaagACTGCCATGCACTCTCTAGTCAGAGGGCGTGAGGATGTGTTCTTCTTTCTGCTTAGATTACTGTCTTTGCTCCCTCAGATCTTTTCTTTAGATGTCATTCCTTCAGGGAAGCTTCTGACTTTCCACACTGACTTCTGTTTGTGGCACTCAGCGTtaatgaaatttgccatttgcttCTATGATTATTATCTGTTAATTCTACTGCACTGTAAGCTTTATCAGTGCAAGATCACTGTTGGGTTTTGCTCACTGTTGCATGCTAGCATGTAGCATAATACTTAGCAAATAGTAGACTCTTAGTAAATTTTACTTAGGTACTTGCATTTCCAGACTTGTTCCCTTATGCCTTCCCTTAATATCTTGTTTCTTTCTCAGAAAGCAACTTAAAAAGTTGCTTCATCTAAacttaaagtaaaaagaaaaaagaaatgtttattactttacagttctgaacattttttaattaggaaaaaattttaaatattctcacctGTTAAAGAAATTAGAATAGAATACATTGTGGTTTGTAcatggtagtttttttttaaagagcatattTTAGATCTGCCTTTTTTAGAGCGTGTATTTGTGCAAGCATTCTCAGCCCTGCCCCCGTGTTCTTTCTCAGGGCAAGCTGTGTAAGAGCGGGCATCTTACCTCATTTACTTTTGTGTTTGAGACTCTCAGACTGGTGTGTGGTACATTAGTATACCCTCAGTAAGTGGGAGTGGAGCTCATAtactggttaaaaaataaaaccagtttctTAAAGACAGTTGTTACTATTGCAGAGCATGTCCTTTATACCTTAAGATTCCAGGAGACTACAGAAGCGGCATATAAGAAGGCACTCAAAGTCTGGTTAGGATAACGggacaaacataaaggaaataggATAACCAAGATGGAGGGTCGGGCTGGTTGAAGATCAGAGTGATGGTGGAAATAGTGAAGAGGTAAACTTTCGGTCTCACCGGGTATTACTCTAACATGACATGGTGAAGGAGTCAGGGAGGAGTATATATACCTGAATGGTAAGGTGGTGGGATGCCAGTGGTGGTTTCACcagagagcaaagagagggaCTAAAGAAGGGAGATCAAGATGGAGTTTCTCCCTGTTACCTACTAACGCAGAGCGATAATGAGTACCAGTGGCCTCTTTTACAGTTGCTGCTCTAATTGGTGGTTTTTAGGGACCCAATAGTCAGACGTAGTGAACTAGACAATAAAATAACCCTTACAAAGACAACTCAGTAAAATTGATCAGCTCAATTACATGACCCTGGTTGGTCTGACTTTTATTGGCTTTATAAATTGAATAGCAAACATTTTTGGgatagccaaaatcaagacaagAAAATACAGAGTATTTTTGATGCTTTATCTAATGAAGATGTCTCCATTTACTTTGGAAGCTTATGAAAAGTACTGTTTACTTAAGATTAGAGGATTCTAGATTAAAATGGCCACTTATCTTGTCCTTCCATTAAATTACCTTCCTGCAGAAAACTCAGAACATTTTGTaagtaaaaagtaattttgtttccATTACTAATTTAGTCATCAAACCTGACAccatttttgaagtatattttgctatcatttcacaaaggaaaaataagttatttagtACTATCACTTTCCTGTCATTTGAACCTTAACAATACTTTGAAGATGTTGACACCCAGatctaaaaggaaaaggaaat
This window encodes:
- the LOC122200371 gene encoding F-box/LRR-repeat protein 21: MDVGEYPMAAVTSCGSFGVNYNLEASFRMKRNSVSVVNKIVQSSPAVKQPKVGFYSSLSHTHMHTVLLDWGSLPHHVVLRIFQYLPLIDRARASSVCRKWNEVFHIPDLWRKFEFELNQSATSYFKSTHPDLIQQIIKKHATHLQYVSLKVDSSTESAEAACDILSQLVNCSLQTLGLISTAKPSFMNVSKSHFVSALTVVFVNSKSLSSVKIEDTPVDDPSLKILVANNSDTLRLLKMSSCPHVSSDGILCIADHCQGLRELALNYYILSDELLLALSSETHVRLEHLRIDVVSENPGQVEFHTIKKQSWDALIKHSPGVNVVMYFFLYEEEFEAFFREETPVTNLYFGRSVSKAALGRIGLNCPRLIELVVCANGLQTLDDELICIAECCKNLTALGLSECEVSCSAFVDFVRRCGKRLTHLSIMEDVLIPDGNYNLDEIHTEVSKYLGRIWFPDVLPIW